From a single Hippopotamus amphibius kiboko isolate mHipAmp2 chromosome X, mHipAmp2.hap2, whole genome shotgun sequence genomic region:
- the LOC130841444 gene encoding KAT8 regulatory NSL complex subunit 1-like protein, with product MPCLQSASIWSSCEHNSTSQILTEHVSELDSSFHSVLSLPSDVPLHFHFETLFKKTEIKGDLAENKFVGDCIISPSPVRNTSPNQWRNGYSPICKPQIRSESSAQLFQGRKKRHLSETAIGQRTRFEEFAFQRAEPESQSNFTAVTNVSVISRTQNSSSQNTARRRLRSESSYDIDNIVIPMSLVAPAKLEKLQYKEILTPSWRMVVLQPLDEFNLIEEEIEDLSDKVFSLRHKKYEEKEQARWSLWEQSKWHRRNSRAYSKNVEGQDLLLKEYPHDFSSQQHCAAESPAEPPSESQDPSTHGSPSLGQTQEIKSLWWERRAFPLKNEDIEALLCQDEKNDQI from the coding sequence ATGCCTTGCCTGCAATCAGCTTCAATTTGGAGTAGCTGTGAACACAATTCAACGTCTCAGATACTAACAGAACATGTATCAGAATTAGATTCTTCTTTCCATTCTGTTCTGTCATTGCCATCAGATGTGCCTCTTCATTTTCACTTTGAAACATtgtttaaaaagactgaaataaaaggAGATCTTGCTGAAAATAAATTTGTAGGAGACTGTATCATATCTCCATCACCTGTACGTAATACTTCTCCGAATCAATGGAGAAATGGATATTCTCCTATATGCAAGCCTCAAATAAGGTCAGAATCTTCTGCACAGCTGTtccagggaagaaagaaaagacacttgAGTGAAACAGCAATAGGACAAAGAACTAGATTTGAGGAATTTGCTTTTCAACGTGCAGAACCAGAATCCCAAAGCAATTTTACTGCAGTTACTAATGTCAGTGTTATATCAAGAACCCAAAATTCATCATCCCAGAATACTGCACGACGAAGATTGAGGAGTGAGAGCTCTTATGACATAGATAATATTGTGATTCCAATGTCATTAGTGGCCCCAGCTAAGCTAGAGAAACTCCAATATAAGGAAATACTTACTCCAAGCTGGAGGATGGTTGTTCTTCAGCCTTTGgatgaatttaatttaattgaagAAGAGATAGAAGATCTCTCTGATAAAGTCTTCTCCCTAAGACAcaaaaaatatgaagagaaagaGCAAGCCAGATGGTCACTATGGGAGCAAAGCAAATGGCACAGAAGAAACAGCAGAGCTTACAGTAAAAATGTTGAAGGACAGGACTTGCTTTTGAAAGAATACCCTCATGACTTTAGTAGCCAGCAGCACTGTGCTGCTGAGAGTCCCGCTGAGCCTCCTTCAGAGAGCCAGGATCCCAGTACACACGGCTCACCTTCACTAGGTCAGACTCAAGAGATCAAGTCTTTGTGGTGGGAACGACGGGCTTTTCCACTGAAGAATGAAGACATAGAAGCCTTATTATgccaagatgaaaaaaatgatcagatttgA